From Cardiocondyla obscurior isolate alpha-2009 linkage group LG09, Cobs3.1, whole genome shotgun sequence, one genomic window encodes:
- the Kibra gene encoding protein kibra isoform X1 has protein sequence MDRQYTLCILVPAHQYRNYADNYHHYHHHHQQQQQQQPQHHQETQEQAPRSSHPPTYLQYQQQRLLQRQQQQQQQQEQIYENVVSQYRMRMCYHNDYENDEQIQRFYWEQCYKRNDTDATAYYYCEYAKKEIYDVKHQRLCLAQDEYNHLNNALTTLGASRTSLCSSSSSLSTKYDPDLLKSDVALARSRVSRLKRELEQIRAEMNCTQRGVDTLASVEQKLSTHHGGCYNIMEAQAIMTELRNIQKSLSSGEKEKAELMQSLAQLKDELTRLQLCEGSPEASTLSLPQEKLSTASQTDLSGELVPIGTRLAEMARMRLQYDEARKQIQHIQQQLADLEEKVTPGQTESDKDKLLLFQEKEQLLRELRSITPRTRTQQDMKKIQLEIRRLEQDLNTAFELSNKTITDRVRLHEEKQLLLQQLRNALRSMAMLEGQLKTLSASTLSVSSSSSLGSLSTTSSKGSLSSGLSFTDIYGGPQCLGSVSSQQERPVDMVDLHRRVERLLRGSEQNNLVGTPSPGRSQPSLSPRSSLSSVSPPVSPLYENAPMGPPPAYEQVEQQRRQYQRVAPATTATGTTMATAISGTVASHLDGTQLEDRLSEFRLSQQQGVVLQQEQSCSVNSQDRLKLVVGPHPPVELQSSNMSQGSGLGRPGASCTQLQLQQAPPPSLPQELPPLSPISETPPPTGIRSRASSSGTNTRSVSAAVSDESVAGDSGVFEACNRKRLSGLISDVDPLASGEMSLETAQVQIKLRYSVSDGLLHVGIERARNLAALFIPDNAQVYIKAALLPMQPLVNHTCCTKSVVDLRKPTFGETFPIAVPLNKLYTKTLQVTLWCTEAEKCLGSAQVSLADFSPESPSVKWYNILSFRFMQPSDSPGTSTNGASTSARLTKHDKQESDISVYRSVQNTKEESSDESTIISSQTSTLTRNQGCDELQTAVTLRLEELNCLHSPEEEDEDDGSESGSEDSDEEGIIVEFTMEDNILEDVLEHEEDEELNEETRQTQDKETNTECVFIPEQGKQRKLSAAGIAPGAIHDDKNSIVIKRSQTFSPSAAVSRNHYICRLNRSDSDSSMPLYRRGGPFQRNSVERRSLRWRRPSSALSYKTTKKSSHLPPTARTSLDLELDLQAQHARLNNLQDELSRLRELKQRLEQAREKGDTDLATWLLEDQKFQSLIAQAESGRNGKSLEDKKVEKMLKKTSKEIYKLRKTKAGKGKPDIISFKEKMAFFTRVNLNVPVLPPEELGTESTSSATSHAHRKYASEPAVVSAQSFMNSSIARPNNVLVRSVSPATKSSGVTDRNATNVVANEDEVALSNAENKSVNAKSRPTTEADARNSENGERETLSKSAEKNGNGEPKRYEYVVDRVLGVEV, from the exons GCGAAGAAGGAGATCTATGACGTGAAACATCAGAGGCTCTGCCTGGCTCAGGACGAGTACAATCACCTCAATAACGCCTTAACTACTCTTGGCGCATCGCGTACAAGCT TGTGTTCCAGCTCGAGTTCCTTGAGCACCAAATATGACCCTGACCTGCTTAAATCGGACGTGGCACTCGCGAGGAGCCGAGTTTCTCGACTAAAACGAGAACTCGAGCAGATTCGAGCGGAGATGAATTGCACGCAACGAGGAGTGGATACTCTCGCCAG TGTCGAACAAAAACTGAGTACTCATCATGGTGGGTGCTACAATATCATGGAAGCGCAGGCGATCATGACGGAGCTCCGCAACATCCAAAAGTCCTTGAGCTCGGGCGAGAAGGAGAAGGCCGAGCTGATGCAATCGCTCGCGCAATTAAAGGACGAGCTGACAAGGTTGCAGCTATGCGAGGGCAGTCCGGAAGCCAGCACACTTAGCTTACCGCAGGAAAAACTTAGCACGGCCTCACAGACCGATCTCTCGGGCGAACTGGTACCGATCGGTACTCGGTTAGCCGAGATGGCACGTATGAGGCTGCAATACGATGAGGCGAGGAAACAGATTCAGCATATACAACAGCAGTTGGCGGATCTGGAAGAGAAGGTGACGCCGGGCCAAACTGAAAGCGACAAAGATAAGCTGCTACTGTTTCAAGAGAAGGAACAATTGTTGAGGGAACTACGTAGCATTACGCCGCGCACGAGGACACAGCAAGACATGAAAAAGATTCAGTTGGAGATTCGCAGGCTTGAACAGGATCTTAACACCGCTTTCGAGCTCTCAAATAAGACCATTACCGATCGCGTTCGTCTTCACGAGGAAAAGCAATTATTACTGCAGCAACTTAGAAACGCATTGCGCTCGATGGCGATGTTGGAAGGTCAGTTGAAGACTTTGAGCGCCAGCACGTTGTCGGTGAGCAGCAGTTCTAGCCTTGGAAGTCTCAGCACGACGAGTAGTAAAGGTTCCCTCAGTTCCGGTCTCAGTTTTACAGACATTTACGGTGGTCCACAGTGTCTCGGATCGGTCAGTTCACAGCAAGAGCGACCAGTCGACATGGTTGACCTTCATAGACGTGTCGAGAGACTGTTGCGCGGTTCTGAACAAAATAATCTCGTCGGTACACCATCACCTGGCAGATCTCAGCCCAGTCTCTCTCCGAGATCGAGTTTATCCAGTGTGAGCCCGCCGGTGTCGCCATTGTACGAAAACGCGCCGATGGGTCCGCCGCCCGCTTACGAACAGGTGGAACAACAAAGGAGGCAGTATCAGAGAGTGGCACCTGCAACGACGGCGACGGGAACGACGATGGCCACAGCGATTAGCGGTACTGTCGCGTCGCACTTGGATGGAACTCAGCTGGAGGACCGTTTGTCGGAATTCAGGCTAAGTCAGCAACAAGGAGTAGTCTTGCAGCAAGAGCAGTCGTGCTCGGTCAATTCACAGGATCGTCTGAAACTCGTGGTCGGTCCCCATCCACCCGTTGAGCTGCAGTCGAGTAATATGTCCCAGGGCAGCGGCCTGGGGAGGCCCGGTGCAAGTTGCACGCAGCTGCAACTGCAGCAGGCACCGCCACCGTCTCTGCCGCAGGAGCTACCTCCGCTATCGCCGATTAGCGAGACGCCACCGCCTACCGGGATCAGGTCAAGGGCCAGCAGTTCCGGCACCAACACCAGATCCGTTTCTGCCGCGGTTTCTGACGAGAGCGTCGCAGGTGATTCGGGTGTCTTCGAGGCATGCAATCGAAAGAGATTATCCGGGCTCATCTCTGATGTAGATCCATTGGCCTCCGGCGAAATGAGTCTGGAAACAGCACAAgtgcaaattaaattgag gtaTTCGGTGAGCGATGGATTACTTCATGTTGGTATCGAGCGTGCGAGAAATCTAGCAGCGCTTTTCATACCCGATAACGCGCAAGT GTACATCAAAGCCGCCCTTTTGCCGATGCAACCGCTCGTCAATCACACGTGTTGCACGAAATCCGTGGTAGATCTGCGAAAGCCGACATTCGGTGAGACCTTCCCAATTGCTGTACCTCTCAACAAATTGTACACGAAAACGCTACAAGTGACACTTTGGTGTACCGAGGCCGAAAAATGTTTG GGTTCTGCGCAAGTCTCACTAGCAGACTTCAGTCCAGAATCTCCTAGCGTGAAATGGTACAATATACTCTCCTTCCGCTTCATGCAACCATCCGATAGTCCTGGTACCAGTACCAACGGTGCCTCAACGAGCGCCAGGTTGACGAAACACGACAAGCAGGAATCGGATATTTCGGTGTATAGGAGCGTGCAAAATACGAAAGAAGAGAGCAGCGACGAGAGTACGATAATCAGTTCCCAAACGTCCACCTTGACGAGGAATCAAGGCTGCGATGAACTACAGACAGCTGTAACGCTGAGGCTGGAAGAATTAAATTGTCTACACAGTccggaagaagaagacgaagacgaTGGTAGTGAAAGCGGAAGCGAGGACAGCGACGAAGAGGGTATCATCGTGGAATTTACAATGGAAGACAACATACTCGAGGATGTTTTGGAGCATGAg GAAGATGAAGAGTTGAACGAGGAAACGAGGCAAACGCAGGACAAAGAAACGAACACTGAATGCGTGTTTATTCCGGAACAAGGCAAGCAAAGAAAACTTTCTGCGGCTGGCATTGCACCCGGTGCTATTCACGACGACAAGAACTCTATTGTTATCAAAAGGAGTCAAACATTCTCGCCGAGCGCAGCCGTCAGCAGAAATCATTACATTTGTCGG CTCAATCGCAGTGACAGTGACAGCAGTATGCCGCTTTATCGCAGAGGAGGGCCTTTCCAACGGAACTCCGTGGAAAGACGTTCCCTGCGATGGCGTCGACCGTCTTCCGCTCTCAGTTACAAAACCACAAAGAAATCATCCCATTTGCCACCAACAGCGAGGACGTCATTGGACCTCGAATTAGATCTTCAAGCGCAGCATGCTAGACTAAATAATCTTCAAGATGAGCTTAGTAGATTGCGGGAATTGAAGCAACGACTGGAACAAGCACGCGAGAAAGGTGACACCGACTTAGCGACGTGGCTGTTAGAAGATCAGAAATTTCAAAGTCTGATAGCGCAAGCGGAAAGTGGTAGGAACGGCAAGAGCCTCGAAGATAAAAAAGTGgagaaaatgttaaagaaaacCTCAAAGGAGATCTACAAATTGAGAAAAACGAAGGCCGGAAAGGGAAAACCTGATATAATTTCGTTTAA AGAAAAAATGGCTTTCTTTACACGGGTAAATTTGAACGTTCCTGTTCTACCACCTGAGGAGCTTGGGACTGAAAGCACGAGTTCTGCAACATCGCACGCGCATAGAAAGTACGCGTCGGAGCCAGCTGTTGTCAGTGCTCAAAGCTTTATGAATTCCTCCATTGCGCGGCCGAACAACGTTCTAGTTAGAAGTGTATCACCTGCCACGAAAAGCAGCGGTGTCACAGATCGGAATGCCACAAATGTTGTCGCTAATGAGGATGAGGTTGCGTTGTCCAACGCCGAGAATAAGTCTGTGAACGCTAAAAGTCGGCCAACGACGGAAGCAGACGCACGAAATTCGGAAAACGGCGAAAGAGAGACTTTATCAAAATCTGCCGAGAAAAATGGCAACGGGGAGCCAAAGAGGTATGAATATGTCGTTGATCGGGTTCTCGGTGTGGAAGTGTGA
- the Kibra gene encoding protein kibra isoform X2 codes for MPRRRNGEIPLPEGWDVAQDFDGKVYFIDHNTRKTTWIDPRDRFTKPQTFADCIGNELPLGWEEAYDKYVGAYYINHVNQTTQLEDPRLEWRAIQEAMLRDYMQTAQDVLEAKKEIYDVKHQRLCLAQDEYNHLNNALTTLGASRTSLCSSSSSLSTKYDPDLLKSDVALARSRVSRLKRELEQIRAEMNCTQRGVDTLASVEQKLSTHHGGCYNIMEAQAIMTELRNIQKSLSSGEKEKAELMQSLAQLKDELTRLQLCEGSPEASTLSLPQEKLSTASQTDLSGELVPIGTRLAEMARMRLQYDEARKQIQHIQQQLADLEEKVTPGQTESDKDKLLLFQEKEQLLRELRSITPRTRTQQDMKKIQLEIRRLEQDLNTAFELSNKTITDRVRLHEEKQLLLQQLRNALRSMAMLEGQLKTLSASTLSVSSSSSLGSLSTTSSKGSLSSGLSFTDIYGGPQCLGSVSSQQERPVDMVDLHRRVERLLRGSEQNNLVGTPSPGRSQPSLSPRSSLSSVSPPVSPLYENAPMGPPPAYEQVEQQRRQYQRVAPATTATGTTMATAISGTVASHLDGTQLEDRLSEFRLSQQQGVVLQQEQSCSVNSQDRLKLVVGPHPPVELQSSNMSQGSGLGRPGASCTQLQLQQAPPPSLPQELPPLSPISETPPPTGIRSRASSSGTNTRSVSAAVSDESVAGDSGVFEACNRKRLSGLISDVDPLASGEMSLETAQVQIKLRYSVSDGLLHVGIERARNLAALFIPDNAQVYIKAALLPMQPLVNHTCCTKSVVDLRKPTFGETFPIAVPLNKLYTKTLQVTLWCTEAEKCLGSAQVSLADFSPESPSVKWYNILSFRFMQPSDSPGTSTNGASTSARLTKHDKQESDISVYRSVQNTKEESSDESTIISSQTSTLTRNQGCDELQTAVTLRLEELNCLHSPEEEDEDDGSESGSEDSDEEGIIVEFTMEDNILEDVLEHEEDEELNEETRQTQDKETNTECVFIPEQGKQRKLSAAGIAPGAIHDDKNSIVIKRSQTFSPSAAVSRNHYICRLNRSDSDSSMPLYRRGGPFQRNSVERRSLRWRRPSSALSYKTTKKSSHLPPTARTSLDLELDLQAQHARLNNLQDELSRLRELKQRLEQAREKGDTDLATWLLEDQKFQSLIAQAESGRNGKSLEDKKVEKMLKKTSKEIYKLRKTKAGKGKPDIISFKEKMAFFTRVNLNVPVLPPEELGTESTSSATSHAHRKYASEPAVVSAQSFMNSSIARPNNVLVRSVSPATKSSGVTDRNATNVVANEDEVALSNAENKSVNAKSRPTTEADARNSENGERETLSKSAEKNGNGEPKRYEYVVDRVLGVEV; via the exons GCGAAGAAGGAGATCTATGACGTGAAACATCAGAGGCTCTGCCTGGCTCAGGACGAGTACAATCACCTCAATAACGCCTTAACTACTCTTGGCGCATCGCGTACAAGCT TGTGTTCCAGCTCGAGTTCCTTGAGCACCAAATATGACCCTGACCTGCTTAAATCGGACGTGGCACTCGCGAGGAGCCGAGTTTCTCGACTAAAACGAGAACTCGAGCAGATTCGAGCGGAGATGAATTGCACGCAACGAGGAGTGGATACTCTCGCCAG TGTCGAACAAAAACTGAGTACTCATCATGGTGGGTGCTACAATATCATGGAAGCGCAGGCGATCATGACGGAGCTCCGCAACATCCAAAAGTCCTTGAGCTCGGGCGAGAAGGAGAAGGCCGAGCTGATGCAATCGCTCGCGCAATTAAAGGACGAGCTGACAAGGTTGCAGCTATGCGAGGGCAGTCCGGAAGCCAGCACACTTAGCTTACCGCAGGAAAAACTTAGCACGGCCTCACAGACCGATCTCTCGGGCGAACTGGTACCGATCGGTACTCGGTTAGCCGAGATGGCACGTATGAGGCTGCAATACGATGAGGCGAGGAAACAGATTCAGCATATACAACAGCAGTTGGCGGATCTGGAAGAGAAGGTGACGCCGGGCCAAACTGAAAGCGACAAAGATAAGCTGCTACTGTTTCAAGAGAAGGAACAATTGTTGAGGGAACTACGTAGCATTACGCCGCGCACGAGGACACAGCAAGACATGAAAAAGATTCAGTTGGAGATTCGCAGGCTTGAACAGGATCTTAACACCGCTTTCGAGCTCTCAAATAAGACCATTACCGATCGCGTTCGTCTTCACGAGGAAAAGCAATTATTACTGCAGCAACTTAGAAACGCATTGCGCTCGATGGCGATGTTGGAAGGTCAGTTGAAGACTTTGAGCGCCAGCACGTTGTCGGTGAGCAGCAGTTCTAGCCTTGGAAGTCTCAGCACGACGAGTAGTAAAGGTTCCCTCAGTTCCGGTCTCAGTTTTACAGACATTTACGGTGGTCCACAGTGTCTCGGATCGGTCAGTTCACAGCAAGAGCGACCAGTCGACATGGTTGACCTTCATAGACGTGTCGAGAGACTGTTGCGCGGTTCTGAACAAAATAATCTCGTCGGTACACCATCACCTGGCAGATCTCAGCCCAGTCTCTCTCCGAGATCGAGTTTATCCAGTGTGAGCCCGCCGGTGTCGCCATTGTACGAAAACGCGCCGATGGGTCCGCCGCCCGCTTACGAACAGGTGGAACAACAAAGGAGGCAGTATCAGAGAGTGGCACCTGCAACGACGGCGACGGGAACGACGATGGCCACAGCGATTAGCGGTACTGTCGCGTCGCACTTGGATGGAACTCAGCTGGAGGACCGTTTGTCGGAATTCAGGCTAAGTCAGCAACAAGGAGTAGTCTTGCAGCAAGAGCAGTCGTGCTCGGTCAATTCACAGGATCGTCTGAAACTCGTGGTCGGTCCCCATCCACCCGTTGAGCTGCAGTCGAGTAATATGTCCCAGGGCAGCGGCCTGGGGAGGCCCGGTGCAAGTTGCACGCAGCTGCAACTGCAGCAGGCACCGCCACCGTCTCTGCCGCAGGAGCTACCTCCGCTATCGCCGATTAGCGAGACGCCACCGCCTACCGGGATCAGGTCAAGGGCCAGCAGTTCCGGCACCAACACCAGATCCGTTTCTGCCGCGGTTTCTGACGAGAGCGTCGCAGGTGATTCGGGTGTCTTCGAGGCATGCAATCGAAAGAGATTATCCGGGCTCATCTCTGATGTAGATCCATTGGCCTCCGGCGAAATGAGTCTGGAAACAGCACAAgtgcaaattaaattgag gtaTTCGGTGAGCGATGGATTACTTCATGTTGGTATCGAGCGTGCGAGAAATCTAGCAGCGCTTTTCATACCCGATAACGCGCAAGT GTACATCAAAGCCGCCCTTTTGCCGATGCAACCGCTCGTCAATCACACGTGTTGCACGAAATCCGTGGTAGATCTGCGAAAGCCGACATTCGGTGAGACCTTCCCAATTGCTGTACCTCTCAACAAATTGTACACGAAAACGCTACAAGTGACACTTTGGTGTACCGAGGCCGAAAAATGTTTG GGTTCTGCGCAAGTCTCACTAGCAGACTTCAGTCCAGAATCTCCTAGCGTGAAATGGTACAATATACTCTCCTTCCGCTTCATGCAACCATCCGATAGTCCTGGTACCAGTACCAACGGTGCCTCAACGAGCGCCAGGTTGACGAAACACGACAAGCAGGAATCGGATATTTCGGTGTATAGGAGCGTGCAAAATACGAAAGAAGAGAGCAGCGACGAGAGTACGATAATCAGTTCCCAAACGTCCACCTTGACGAGGAATCAAGGCTGCGATGAACTACAGACAGCTGTAACGCTGAGGCTGGAAGAATTAAATTGTCTACACAGTccggaagaagaagacgaagacgaTGGTAGTGAAAGCGGAAGCGAGGACAGCGACGAAGAGGGTATCATCGTGGAATTTACAATGGAAGACAACATACTCGAGGATGTTTTGGAGCATGAg GAAGATGAAGAGTTGAACGAGGAAACGAGGCAAACGCAGGACAAAGAAACGAACACTGAATGCGTGTTTATTCCGGAACAAGGCAAGCAAAGAAAACTTTCTGCGGCTGGCATTGCACCCGGTGCTATTCACGACGACAAGAACTCTATTGTTATCAAAAGGAGTCAAACATTCTCGCCGAGCGCAGCCGTCAGCAGAAATCATTACATTTGTCGG CTCAATCGCAGTGACAGTGACAGCAGTATGCCGCTTTATCGCAGAGGAGGGCCTTTCCAACGGAACTCCGTGGAAAGACGTTCCCTGCGATGGCGTCGACCGTCTTCCGCTCTCAGTTACAAAACCACAAAGAAATCATCCCATTTGCCACCAACAGCGAGGACGTCATTGGACCTCGAATTAGATCTTCAAGCGCAGCATGCTAGACTAAATAATCTTCAAGATGAGCTTAGTAGATTGCGGGAATTGAAGCAACGACTGGAACAAGCACGCGAGAAAGGTGACACCGACTTAGCGACGTGGCTGTTAGAAGATCAGAAATTTCAAAGTCTGATAGCGCAAGCGGAAAGTGGTAGGAACGGCAAGAGCCTCGAAGATAAAAAAGTGgagaaaatgttaaagaaaacCTCAAAGGAGATCTACAAATTGAGAAAAACGAAGGCCGGAAAGGGAAAACCTGATATAATTTCGTTTAA AGAAAAAATGGCTTTCTTTACACGGGTAAATTTGAACGTTCCTGTTCTACCACCTGAGGAGCTTGGGACTGAAAGCACGAGTTCTGCAACATCGCACGCGCATAGAAAGTACGCGTCGGAGCCAGCTGTTGTCAGTGCTCAAAGCTTTATGAATTCCTCCATTGCGCGGCCGAACAACGTTCTAGTTAGAAGTGTATCACCTGCCACGAAAAGCAGCGGTGTCACAGATCGGAATGCCACAAATGTTGTCGCTAATGAGGATGAGGTTGCGTTGTCCAACGCCGAGAATAAGTCTGTGAACGCTAAAAGTCGGCCAACGACGGAAGCAGACGCACGAAATTCGGAAAACGGCGAAAGAGAGACTTTATCAAAATCTGCCGAGAAAAATGGCAACGGGGAGCCAAAGAGGTATGAATATGTCGTTGATCGGGTTCTCGGTGTGGAAGTGTGA
- the LOC139105675 gene encoding leucine-rich repeat-containing protein 51 has protein sequence MSGKHCSQNHTSNYKRNEQQAMLAAPPLDFSFKKATTMDELMSTHAQVIRTGKVPTRTLNDRYITSSLWLSNNLLSSTSGLQRLVDKVLDNPAYLSWLDLSCNEIKEISDDVEKFTSLKILYLHGNKIANIADTLKLKKLHNLRSLTLHGNPIEEVPCYRSYIVHLFPQLLVLDFSPVIAAEKKKALPVGFSKIIQSGI, from the exons ATGAGCGGTAAACACTGTTCGCAAAATCATACTTCGAATTACAAGCGAAACGAACAACAGGCAATGCTGGCCGCCCCACCGTTAGACTTCTCGTTTAAAAAGGCCACCACGATGGATG AATTGATGAGCACACATGCCCAAGTGATACGCACTGGAAAAGTTCCAACGAGAACATTAAATGACCGCTATATAACCAGCTCGTTGTGGCTGAGCAACAATCTTCTGAGTTCAACGAGCGGTCTTCAACGTCTTGTAGACAAAGTCCTCGACAATCCTGCTTATCTTAGCTGGCTAGATTTGTCTTGCAATGAGATAAAGGAAATTAGTGACGACGTAGAAAAGTTCACGAGCCTGAAAATTCTCTACCTGCACGGCAATAAAATCGCAAATATCGCAGACACTTTAAAGCTCAAGAAACTACACAATCTCAGATCGCTGACTCTGCATGGTAATCCAATTGAAGAAGTCCCTTGTTACAGGAGTTACATCGTGCATCTCTTTCCACAATTACTTGTCTTAGATTTCTCGCCAGTGATTGCcgctgaaaagaaaaaggcacTACCCGTAGGATTTTCTAAGATTATACAATCTgggatataa
- the LOC139105676 gene encoding basic helix-loop-helix transcription factor scleraxis yields the protein MAARRREEPTKQRYQANARERDRTHSVNTAFCALRTLIPTEPADRKLSKIETLRLASSYISHLDAMLVAGGIDQPCTRILENSSGCSTRPQVCTFCLAMHKRYSFDISQGIPGYSNEEKSYVYMSTNATCFDLNVNNM from the exons ATGGCAGCACGCAGAAGAGAGGAGCCGACGAAGCAGCGGTATCAAGCGAACGCTCGTGAAAGAGATCGCACTCATAg CGTGAACACGGCTTTCTGCGCCCTGAGAACTTTGATCCCGACCGAGCCGGCCGACCGGAAGCTGTCCAAAATAGAGACCTTAAGATTGGCCAGCAGTTACATTAGCCACTTGGATGCCATGCTCGTCGCGGGTGGCATAGATCAACCTTGTACGCGCATCCTAGAGAATAGCAGTGGTTGCTCAACACGACCACAAGTCTGCACATTTTGCTTGGCCATGCATAAAAGATAT AGCTTTGATATCTCGCAGGGAATCCCAGGCTATTCAAATGAAGAGAAATCGTACGTCTACATGTCAACGAATGCAACGTGTTTTGATTTAAATGTGAATAATATGTAA